A DNA window from Phyllostomus discolor isolate MPI-MPIP mPhyDis1 chromosome X, mPhyDis1.pri.v3, whole genome shotgun sequence contains the following coding sequences:
- the LOC114504798 gene encoding LOW QUALITY PROTEIN: 60S ribosomal protein L36a (The sequence of the model RefSeq protein was modified relative to this genomic sequence to represent the inferred CDS: substituted 1 base at 1 genomic stop codon), producing the protein MVSLTNSHEEARLGTSYILSFPAXLLPFRADNALANMVNVPKTRRTFCKKCGKHQPHKVTQYKKGKDSLYAQGKRRYDRKQSGYGGQTKPIFRKKAKTTKKIVLRLECVEPNCRSKRMLAIKRCKHFELGGDKKRKGQVIQF; encoded by the exons ATGGTCTCTCTCACGAACTCCCATGAGGAAGCGCGACTAGGAACCTCCTATATACTTTCGTTTCCGGCCTAGCTTCTTCCTTTCCGTGCTGATAACGCTCTCGCAAACATG GTGAACGTTCCTAAAACCCGCCGGACTTTCTGTAAGAAGTGTGGCAAGCATCAACCCCACAAAGTAACACAGTACAAGAAGGGCAAGGATTCTCTGTATGCACAGG GGAAGCGGCGTTATGACAGGAAGCAGAGTGGCTATGGTGGGCAGACTAAGCCGATTTTCCGGAAAAAG GCTAAAACTACAAAGAAGATTGTGCTGAGGCTTGAATGTGTTGAGCCCAACTGCAGATCTAAGAGAATGCTGGCTATTAAGAGATGCAAGCATTTTGAACTGGGAGGAGATAAGAAGAGAAAG GGCCAAGTGATCCAGTtctaa